A single Pan troglodytes isolate AG18354 chromosome X, NHGRI_mPanTro3-v2.0_pri, whole genome shotgun sequence DNA region contains:
- the CUL4B gene encoding cullin-4B isoform X3 produces the protein MIDPDFTDKPKLPENYTDETWQKLKEAVEAIQNSTSIKYNLEELYQAVENLCSYKISANLYKQLRQICEDHIKAQIHQFREDSLDSVLFLKKIDRCWQNHCRQMIMIRSIFLFLDRTYVLQNSMLPSIWDMGLELFRAHIISDQKVQNKTIDGILLLIERERNGEAIDRSLLRSLLSMLSDLQIYQDSFEQRFLEETNRLYAAEGQKLMQEREVPEYLHHVNKRLEEEADRLITYLDQTTQKSLIATVEKQLLGEHLTAILQKGLNNLLDENRIQDLSLLYQLFSRVRGGVQVLLQQWIEYIKAFGSTIVINPEKDKTMVQELLDFKDKVDHIIDICFLKNEKFINAMKEAFETFINKRPNKPAELIAKYVDSKLRAGNKEATDEELEKMLDKIMIIFRFIYGKDVFEAFYKKDLAKRLLVGKSASVDAEKSMLSKLKHECGAAFTSKLEGMFKDMELSKDIMIQFKQYMQNQNVPGNIELTVNILTMGYWPTYVPMEVHLPPEMVKLQEIFKTFYLGKHSGRKLQWQSTLGHCVLKAEFKEGKKELQVSLFQTLVLLMFNEGEEFSLEEIKQATGIEDGELRRTLQSLACGKARVLAKNPKGKDIEDGDKFICNDDFKHKLFRIKINQIQMKETVEEQASTTERVFQDRQYQIDAAIVRIMKMRKTLSHNLLVSEVYNQLKFPVKPADLKKRIESLIDRDYMERDKENPNQYNYIA, from the exons ATAAGCCTAAATTACCAGAAAACTACACAGATGAAACctggcaaaaactgaaagaagcAGTGGAAGCTATTCAGAATAGTACTTCAATTAAGTACAATTTAGAAGAACTCTACCAG GCTGTAGAAAATCTCTGTTCTTACAAGATTTCTGCAAACTTGTACAAACAGCTGAGACAGATCTGCGAAGATCACATCAAAGCACAGATTCATCAATTCAGAGA GGATTCATTGGATAgcgttctttttttaaagaagattgaTAGATGCTGGCAAAACCATTGCAGACAAATG ATCATGATCAGgagcatttttttgtttctggATAGAACTTACGTTCTTCAGAATTCAATGCTACCCTCCATTTG ggaCATGGGACTGGAGTTATTTAGGGCTCATATTATAAGTGATCAGAAAGTGCAGAATAAGACAATTGATGGCATTCTTCTCTTGATTGAGAGGGAAAGGAATGGTGAAGCAATTGATAGAAGTTTACTTCGAAGCCTTTTAAGCATGCTGTCTGATTTGCAA ATTTATCAAGATTCTTTTGAACAACGATTTTTGGAAGAAACTAACCGGCTCTATGCAGCTGAAGGCcaaaaattaatgcaagaaaGAGAG GTTCCTGAATATCTACATCATGTTAACAAACGTCTAGAAGAAGAAGCAGACAGACTTATTACTTACTTAGATCAGACCACCCA gaAGTCATTAATTGCTACTGTAGAAAAACAACTTCTAGGTGAACACTTAACAGCAATTCTTCAGAAAG gttTAAATAACCTCCTTGATGAAAACCGAATTCAAGATTTGTCTCTTCTGTATCAGCTCTTCAGTAGAGTTCGAGGTGGAGTTCAGGTTCTTTTGCAGCAGTGGATTGAATATATCAAG gcATTTGGCAGCACTATTGTAATTAATCCTGAAAAAGATAAAACCATGGTTCAAGAATTGCTGGATTTTAAAGATAAGGTTGACCATATAATTGATATCTGCTTTCTGAAGAATGAGAAATTTATCAATGCCATGAAAGAAGCATTTGAAACGTTCATTAACAAAAGACCAAATAAACCAGCTGAACTTATAG CTAAGTATGTAGATTCAAAACTTCGTGCAGGCAACAAAGAAGCTACAGATGAAGAACTTGAGAAAATGTTGGATAAAATTATGATCATATTTAGATTTATCTATG GCAAGGATGTTTTTGAGGCCTTCTATAAGAAAGATTTAGCCAAGCGCCTGTTAGTCGGAAAGAGTGCATCTGTAGATGCTGAAAAATCAATGCTGTCCAAACTTAAACATG AATGCGGAGCTGCTTTCACCAGCAAACTTGAAGGAATGTTTAAAGACATGGAACTTTCTAAAGACATCATGATTCAGTTCAAACAG TATATGCAGAATCAGAATGTTCCGGGAAATATTGAGTTAACTGTGAATATCCTGACAATGGGCTATTGGCCGACATATGTGCCTATGGAAGTTCATTTACCACCAGAG atGGTAAAACTTCAGGAGATTTTCAAGACATTTTACCTAGGCAAACATAGTGGCAGGAAACTTCAGTGGCAGTCAACCCTAGGACACTGTGTGTTAAAAGCAGAATTTAAAGAG GGTAAAAAGGAACTCCAGGTCTCTCTTTTTCAAACACTGGTGCTGCTAATGTTTAATGAGGGAGAGGAGTTCAGTTTAGAAGAGATCAAGCAGGCAACTGGAATAG AGGATGGAGAGTTAAGGAGAACACTGCAGTCATTAGCCTGTGGCAAAGCTAGAGTTCTGGCGAAAAATCCAAAGGGCAAAGATATTGAAGATGGTGACAAGTTCATTTGTAATGATGATTTCAAACATAAACTTTTCAGGATAAAGATCAATCAAATCCAGATGAAAGAAACG gTTGAAGAACAAGCAAGCACTACAGAAAGAGTATTTCAAGACAGACAGTATCAAATTGATGCTGCAATTGTTCGAattatgaagatgagaaagacacTTAGCCACAATCTCCTTGTTTCAGAAGTGTACAACCAGTTGAAATTTCCAGTAAAG CCTGCTGATCTTAAGAAGAGAATAGAATCTTTAATTGACCGGGACTACAtggaaagagataaagaaaatccAAACCAGTACAACTATATTGCGTAG